The Rhopalosiphum maidis isolate BTI-1 chromosome 2, ASM367621v3, whole genome shotgun sequence genome segment atttaatgtaccagttatgtatagttatattagtACAATTAGGTGGAAAATAATAGatgatataattacatattatttatattgatatacaaaAAAGATATCTTgatcaaaattataacttttttaaattataaaagagttAAATGTAAACTGTTACAGTGTTAAGAAGATACCcctttaattatcaattataagtacattttatagtaattattaaaaattagaactaTGCTTTGTTCGTACCTGGTTTCAACTtcagatttgtttttatattaaaacaaagacATTTACAGTCcgcataaaaatacaaaaagtaaatttaataacttaagatGTAATTCAATTGCTGTTACacttacgataaaaaaaaattatcaacctATATCATAAATGCTTAATACTATatcaatacttataagttataattgatGGATTAATAGTCTTGTAACTTCTAAggattaatattgaaattcattaatatttaatacctatagagGCTTGTTTTAATAACTGATTATAGACCATAtccatttaattgtaaaaaattaactttttattggaATTACTTAGGCCTGTGAGATGTGATTAGAAATCATTTAAgcgattataaaaatttatttatgaattattaaataaaatacttattaatattttataactattaagacAATCATTAGTAAGTAGTCTAGGTACTATCTAGTACTTTTCAAAAGAAGCAAATCCATTAAATAGTATagcctatattattaagtagtaGGTACAGtcattaatcataaatttataaatagtagtaGGTAACCAATTGATGTAGATATTTAGTACTATAATCAATTCTACTTTTCtattgttcataattttagataaatatctattctttttacatttatatatacttttagatTATGTGTACATGTTTcacaatagaaaaaatactttaattttcaactttaaaattgttattttgtagCAAGCGCAAACTTCATATAGTTGGTACTTTTAGGTCAACATAGAAAATTCTTAATACTTCAATCActcataagtttatttaacgtaatttaaaaaaaaactttaatgtagtcactaaaacattttatgtgtaATTGAAGTTGAAATCTTTAcaacattgaatatttaaacgaatgcctaataacaatttatcctCAACCAATTTTTGCtacttgtttaattattattaaaaaaattttgatcatataaacttaaaacattctacaattacttaaattataattttttatactaaactaTGCCGTCTATATTTGatgaaactttaaaattatttagacaaattataaacaatttataggcataatacatttttgaattattttagtgttgataaaaattaattaactcgGTAGAAAAGGTTGAACATTTAATGCAAGATCCCgtgtagattatttttatagcaatttaaatttataagatttataataaaataattctcactgaaaatcaaaaatcttaAAGATATACAAGcgcaatattttttgatagacatttaaaaataacatatatttaaattaaaaataatgaatataataacaatataaatgtataaaatgtatattctcaTTAATATAGGTTGACAAAAAATCGTCTCcactaagaatattttttcattaatataccattaaattcaaattttacatttcCATTACAGTACACTAGTGAATGAGGAGGTATACTTAACACCTACAACTGTATAGCAGAGTGATTACCAAACTGATAaaactggtttttttttttttttattaaagtcagttctcaatattaaaatatacaaaaattctataaataatgcatttcttcaaaataataagcctcttcataaaaaaattaaaaattaaaataatttataacagggttataataaatttgtctgtatattataaaacattcttttattttattcataaacaagtaaaccaaattataagtcgtatgaatatttttataattttataatacatttataatcatgtatttttgcttatcatatatacatatatatatatatatatatacatgtatttttaagtttcttgtgtaatattatattaagatatttaaagaTTACAATGAAAAagtatctaatttaaattaaatgaatataagataaatcaaattaattttttaatgaattattattacaaataaattattgtttttcttttcttgGACGAAAACCAAAAATACTACTTCCAACTCGAACATTTGTACTTCCTAATTCAatctaaaatatcataaatataaaacaatgatatatatatttattattttgcgtttacattttaaagctaaaataacaataacataataatataagaacaaCTCAAATgacttgaataataaatcttatagCCTTATAAGTAACTGAAAACCAACTATTGCCATAAAGGACTCTTTGTTTtcagtttacattttttataattttttattgtcatgttaggtaatttaatactattcatttattgttattatttaataataaatttgttaaaagagCTTTTgcccataaatattattaaaattaaataaaaatttatattatgctatataaattgataataatgttaaataatatacttacagcATGTTCAAAATCATCAGACATGCCCATAGATAATTCTATTTCGgatggatttaattttaatttgtcacaAACATTTCTTTTACAATCAACTAAGGCCTGAAAacgtataaaatcataaattaggTATCTCCAATATagactaaattaatatataaataccaaaaaatcTGGATTTGGTCCTTGAGAACAATCATAACCATACTGACCAATTGTCATTAAACCAATTAGTTCTAAATGGTCACATttctcaataataaatttataaaaatctactACTGCATCAGTTGTTATGCCAGATTTTTCtgcaaataaacattaataatgtatgtatctcagtattttttttttagtataatattaaatctagtatatttatttattattattagcagttctttaatataaaactcaaattaaaataccattcTATACCcatgtttattagtttaactAGACTTATGCTATGCAAATTAACAGTCATTCATGTCTTCACTCTTCAACCCTCCTAgaatttttgtgtaaatatacttataaacatattagtattaactttattttagcctacaatataaaaaatataatgtgtttcatataaacaaataatctcTCAAGTCAGTTGTAAACACcaatagaaacaataaataataataaaatttaaaactatttggtataaaacaattttaggaATCTAGCCCCCTCCCCTAACTTAAAGGACTAGTTACGCCTATGCAgtcatttaaaacattatgtatattagtatattatgtaattatgtaaatacttttaaattttaaatagtagatttaaagtatacaattcatgaatttttaatttgtatgttcattattatatttagtggtGGATTAACCACTAAGCTCTCAAGGCTTAAGCCTAAGGCGgtaaatttgttatgttattttatttttattctaaaaaaattaacaaaaaaaaaaaaattgaactattactatttttcacTCCCAGGGCAGCTATACTCGATTACCCATTACTCTTTGATGTTAGCCCATTTAAACTACGATCCAtggatagttttaaaaaaggaTGGTGGTAAACACTGAGTGTGCCTCAGGGCGTCGAGAAGGTTAATCCGCCActgattacatttaattagttaGACCAGGCACCGGCAACCCGCAGCCCTAAATTATGGCCTGTGTAGGTAAAAAGGTTGCCGACCCCGAAGTTagacagtaaattatttaaaataatttaactactaataatactaagtattataatttttctaacctTTCTCATTACTAGTGTTAACTTGAACCATTACTTTCAATTTACTTtctttattaagttttttccaTCCATTATTTACAGCACTTGCTAATTTTTCACTATCAATTGtttcaataacatataaacCGGGAGCCATTAACACTTTggaaactttgtttttttgtatgtgGCCAATAAAATGCCACTTAATATCTTTACATTTATctaatatctttataaataattcaaaaatgaaaataattatttaaaaaccaactcaatgtcaaataatatacttacttcGACATCTGTTGATTTAGCGATTAGTTCTTGAACATAGTTTTCTCCAAAATGTCTTTGACCTTTCTCGTAAATACCAATTATATGTTCTATAGGTTTTGTTTTACTAACAGCAACTAGCCTTGGCTCTACATAgcactgtatatataatatactagttcattattttatttaaaaataaaaaatttctttttataattgagttaaataaatgattacctCCTTTTGTTTTTGAGTCACAACTTTAATTCGACATCTAACATCATTTAAACCATCAATAACATTTTCCAAAGTACTCATTTTCTGTTTATTATAACTCAATTGCAATGAAATGAAATTCTTTAATGTTAATGTAGGCTTGTAGATCGAtagtaatgatttaataaacatcACATTCTTGACATTGAAAAAGAAGTAtaagacatattatactagttttccttaaataaatatatatgttaataggtattgattaatgaatataatgcttataaattaataattataataatttatgtaatatataaccataacacaaatacatcattattaaaataatttttttactcaagtaaaaaaaaatatatgtttgaacttttaattcagatatattttaatataaattaaaaaaaaaattaaattgaattgaaattatattttccaatGACTTCAacattaaagaatttttatttcttatttaatcaataaactaataattttgtatttagaaTATGAGATTACaagttataatagtaattacaaaattattaagtttaatcaatattttatttcaccatgacatattatactaaatcaatatagataagtatatcaaattatacattttttaaattatagaaattagtaattacagtAACCATAGGCTTGAAAAGAATTACACTATAGGGCCGGTTACACCAACGATagtaaatgcttataataaaaatggtacctatagtatttactgactgtattatacaatttatattcgaTTATTTTGGAtaggaatattaaattaatacatttttaataaaaatcccaATTCATCTCATTACTTTAGACAACTCAAATGAAAACGTcacttaagaataataatttattattatttattacaatttataattaataataattattatttactaagtatattacttaaaaatgtaaattaagtatatactatcaacattatttatttacatatttggtACGCACCAATATTAATGGTCActgtatttgattaaataatataagttgtaaataattaagtttaattaaatttaattattgaaaaaaaatattaagtacgaAAATGAAAGTTATTCTATATCAGTAAGTTTCCCAGGTCcaagtaaacattaaaattaaatttaaaaaaaaaaaaactgataagGACTCCTATCACTAAACTAGGTGGATAGGATCCACATGTGATTTCAAACAGAGGTACATTGTACAATATGCacgttatcaaaatattatattcatgaatACTTCTctatgttcaaaaatattgtcaatattgaATACCAAAATACCTacatctatataatacatctaacagtttaaattttaaattttaaaatattcaactataCGTCTAATCGTATATATACTTCATCGTATGGATAGCGGGATAGCTGGATAGGtggttattaatatgtaactactaactagagaaattattttatcctaAGTCTTAAACAatgcaatttaatttgatGAATGAAAGGAAAATTGCGTGTTGCATGGACCACACGTCCACACGGACACGGTCTACACAAGTAATGGTGGGAATGGAATGCCACCTTTATACAAGTAAGTAGGTAGTACTAAATAGGTAAGAGCCAAGaggctattattaatttaatattataattaataactaattataatttttatataattgaataaaacgtTGTACGTTTTCATCACACCGTGCAAAttgcataattaaaaaaaaaatgcaagtcGAACATTATTacgtaaacttaaaaatatgtataagcaagtaacttaatacttaaatagatatatgatgtataacaGAATCTATAAAGCCTTACATGtttgatatatatgtatattcattagtcattatgcgtgtataatatattaatattgcacattgtattaaatttcaaaatttggtCAATTTTATAGGCACCCTAAGGCCACTTGTTTCCCCTCTCCGAATGGTAAATGCATTATCCTAACTTACCGGGCACGCAgcgcatatatgtataataataggtaatacctaattttatcataacaataataatgataataataaataataattaataatagcttACAACGTAAAAGCAcaacatattactatataatgtttttatagttacaaaacaatagttatttatattgtgttggTAAAGAGTATATTACGCACCATGGGaacagtatatttaatatactctattatatacatattataccagATGATCGATTTAACTTTgttatacatcattatttcaaaaatcatgaatttttttgataatatttgtttacttaattcatgttgtttaataaaaattttatataaaaaatgtttatatttatcgttatcattttttttttatttttaaacttatatacaatatgcacTTTTAATTCCTtattctacaaaatattttttggtgtaCAACCCGAATttcgaattaattttaaaaagatgtcagcgaattatttattttatttattgtttgactCACATGTAATATACCAAATTTGTGGTCTACCACTACAATAGAACCAACCTTGTGTTGTTAGGTTTAATGCTTTGTGCAGAGTGAATAGGTTTATTatcgaatttaaatttgagaACATTATCTCTGTTCTTACTTTGgcatttataccatatttcaatattaaaatgaaatatgattgtgatatgagtattttttaaataattgcaatatttaatGGTATACTCATGTATAGctcgtattaaaaattaaaatatcgcaaAAATCATGTAAGAagacaaataatattcttaaattgaatttaaataataggccAATTTACTGTAATAGTTAGGTACTGAAGCTAACAACACAAAATTGCTATATTGAGCGTGGGTCAGAGagataaaacaaacaatgcgcgcaagtatttaaatttagtacttGGTCACTTGAATGATCGAAGTGAGGCGGAATAGTGGCACACCGCAAAATTTTTATCCATTACACTactcttcttttttttttaaatctgtacATAGGCCGTTGGTAGTAGGTACAATAAATGCtagatgaataataaatgtgcATTTGATGAAGAAACCCTCTTAATCTAGCAACAGCACtttagaaaatgtttatatctatcatatttcctataaatatatatagaaaaatctCTTGGTCCCTAGTGTTTGAGTCTTTTTGGAGGATATTCAAGAAGTGGCaggattttttataaatggctTCGCGTGGATGTGTGTGCAGATGTGGAATTTTTGGTagaatgtatattgtttataacttttttattaaggGCACGTGCAGGTCAATATTTAGGAATAGTTTGAATCGATTAAGACATAGTAAGGAGCGTTGGTGATTTTGGTTGgaaaatttgaatgtttttagtatttgatatttttgctACAGCTGCACCCCATAGCTGAATTCATATTCACATATAGGTCTAGATTGATTTGAGGAGtaagtatagatatttaaaatattatcatctcCCATATCTATTCCCCCGTTTGAACGCTCATGGTAAGCAAAGTTAAATACTTAACAGTGTCAGAATATGGAATAATTAAGTGTATGATTTAGTGAGACTGGTAAGGGTTGTCGTTGCTAAATTGTGAAAGTTGTGTGAAttgataactaataaactacgagtattattaactacatttttgtctaaaattttattttttattgataaaaatacttcgaataatattttacttcagaatacaaaattaaaaatatatattatcattcaagagaaaaagtttttaaaaattataaaaaaaatactaagaatatatttattttttctaaaaatgttattttataatgacttaaatttatgtatgagACGTTTTAGTGttatatgttaaattgatGATGGATCACCCCGTATAGGTAGTACCTatagcttatttatttattttacagctAAAAGTATAACTGTACCAAACCTAAGCCTAaccaatacatataatactgttttaaTGTAGGcacctatttaaattaatcatctcCTTTCAGGCAATTATTTAcagattattagattattacgaGATCGATCTGGTAAACTGTTCGTCTCATTATTCTGCTTATCGATTAATCTCATAGTTCATACAACTACTGAACtacagtttaatatatacctatataatattatgtacatatgtgTTAGGCATGATATATATTGTGGTTGCTATATTGCTCCATTTAGAAGCAAGGAAaagatgtaatttaaattgttcattaataattattttatattatctgtgCACATTATTGTAGACGTCATATTATTACGCAGTAAATACAtgagtataattttcaataattatatttgtttacaaacccgtattatttatcaatgtatTAATCACGGAATCGTAGAACATCAGTTGCTTTTCTGATTTTGTCACCTCTTGATTCAATTCAGAGTACCCTTattgcatgtatataatattatatactaactcATCGCCTGTCAACACCTATATAAAGACATCTGTTAAGGAGAAACCAGAATACCCAACGCCTACAGTTGATCGTATGATACAGTGATTCACTAcaggtaaaaatttaatcttctataatattataagcttaCTTAAGTTatgaaatggtttttcataaaaaaaacatgatgcCTATAATACCTagctataattttgaaatgtattattctgCATTTGGTACTatgaatataaacaaaaacaaagtaaaatatatatatatatatatatactagctGTCCCCGTATACTTCGTCGCTCGTACAAAAGGGCGGTGGTCGTTTTGGCGaaggtaataattttgaccaaaaaaataatagtcgtTTGGGCGACTATCATTTGTACCGGTTGGGcaagtgaaattatttttacctatatgcGAGGTAAAAACCTGGTGACACATACGGATGATATTATtgctaatcattattaatcactattatcgaaaatttaaataattaattgttgaatgtatattattatgagcaTTTTCA includes the following:
- the LOC113553446 gene encoding pyridoxal phosphate homeostasis protein; translation: MFIKSLLSIYKPTLTLKNFISLQLSYNKQKMSTLENVIDGLNDVRCRIKVVTQKQKECYVEPRLVAVSKTKPIEHIIGIYEKGQRHFGENYVQELIAKSTDVEILDKCKDIKWHFIGHIQKNKVSKVLMAPGLYVIETIDSEKLASAVNNGWKKLNKESKLKVMVQVNTSNEKEKSGITTDAVVDFYKFIIEKCDHLELIGLMTIGQYGYDCSQGPNPDFLALVDCKRNVCDKLKLNPSEIELSMGMSDDFEHAIELGSTNVRVGSSIFGFRPRKEKQ